From Brassica oleracea var. oleracea cultivar TO1000 chromosome C3, BOL, whole genome shotgun sequence, a single genomic window includes:
- the LOC106328828 gene encoding uncharacterized protein LOC106328828 produces MALSFASSTRFSKTQSGVCYSVSFTPRVTVRCCDTGKEPPRPKSKLQVGSPIIIVEAPKVIKTAASMPCLRANSGLVKPGDVGRIVSRKPKDLWAVRLSIGTYLLDGKYFKALELEE; encoded by the exons ATGGCTTTATCCTTTGCTTCTTCAACTAGATTCTCCAAGACGCAGTCAGGGGTATGTTACAGTGTGTCCTTCACCCCACGAGTCACCGTGAGATGCTGTGATACCGGAAAAGAGCCTCCACGACCGAAATCGAAGCTCCAAGTCGGATCACCAATCATCATCGTGGAAGCCCCTAAAGTGATAAAAACAGCCGCTTCAATGCCTTGTCTAAGGGCTAACTCCGGCTTAGTCAAGCCTGGCGATGTTGGAAG AATCGTGTCGAGAAAACCAAAGGACTTGTGGGCAGTTCGACTCTCCATTGGAACGTATCTTTTAGATGGTAAATATTTCAAAGCTTTAGAGCTTGAAGAGTGA
- the LOC106328826 gene encoding beta-glucosidase BoGH3B-like isoform X1: MIKLFFNYFTANQLQVSRVKEAKMCTLSYFLHTLGLLMLCLSVAANKESLSNARYKNPKEPLEVRIKNLMSHMTLEEKLGQMVQVERVNATTKVVRNYFIGSAFSGGGSVPAPNATPEAWVNMVNKIQKAALSTRLGIPIIYGIDALHGHNNAYNATIFPHNVGLGVTRDPGLVKRIGEATALEVRATGIQYVFAPCIAVCRDPRWGRCYESYSEDHRIVQQMTEIIPGLQGDLPRGHKGVPYVAGKTKVAACAKHFVGDGGTLRGMNANDTVINSNGLLDIHMPAYYDAVNKGVATVMVSYSSLNGLKMHANKKLVTGFLKKKLKFKGIVISDFLGVDQITTPIHANYSHSVYAAITAGIDMIMGSSNLTELINDLTSQVKRKHIPMSRINDAVERILRVKFTMGLFEDPMADHSLANKLGCKEHRELAREAVRKSLVLLKNGENADEPLLPLPKKAKKILVAGTHADNLGYQCGGWTITWQGLNTNNLTIGTTILTAVKNTVDPKTQVVYNENPDTTFVNSSRFDYAIVVIGETPYAEGYGDSTNLTIAEPGQSIMENVCGLVKCVVVVISGRPVMMQPYVSEIDALVAAWLPGTEGQGVADVLFGYYGFTGKLARTWFRTVDQLPMNVGDPHYDPLYPFGFGLTTKPNKQL, encoded by the exons ATGATTAAATTATTCTTCAACTATTTTACCGCTAATCAGCTGCAGGTGTCGAGAGTGAAGGAAGCAAAGATGTGCACTCTGAGTTACTTTCTACACACGTTAGGGCTTCTCATGCTCTGCCTTTCCGTGGCAGCTAACAAAGAGTCACTTTCTAACGCCAGGTACAAAAACCCGAAAGAGCCATTGGAAGTAAGAATCAAGAACCTGATGAGTCATATGACCCTTGAAGAGAAACTCGGCCAGATGGTTCAGGTGGAACGCGTCAATGCCACAACCAAAGTCGTTAGAAACTACTTCATCG GGAGTGCGTTTAGCGGTGGAGGGAGCGTGCCGGCGCCAAACGCCACCCCTGAAGCTTGGGTGAACATGGTGAATAAGATTCAAAAGGCAGCTCTTTCGACCCGCTTAGGGATTCCCATTATCTACGGGATCGATGCTCTTCATGGTCACAACAATGCGTACAATGCCACCATTTTCCCGCATAACGTAGGCCTTGGAGTCACCAG GGACCCTGGCCTTGTGAAGAGGATTGGTGAAGCAACTGCTCTTGAAGTTAGAGCAACGGGAATCCAATATGTCTTTGCTCCATGTATTGCA GTGTGTAGAGACCCTAGATGGGGGAGATGCTATGAGAGCTACAGTGAGGATCATAGAATAGTTCAACAAATGACTGAGATCATACCTGGTTTGCAAGGTGACCTTCCCAGGGGTCATAAGGGTGTTCCTTACGTCGCTGGCAA GACCAAAGTAGCAGCCTGTGCCAAACACTTTGTTGGAGATGGAGGTACATTGAGAGGGATGAACGCTAACGACACGGTTATTAACTCAAATGGACTGCTAGACATACACATGCCGGCTTATTACGATGCGGTAAACAAGGGTGTTGCCACGGTTATGGTGTCATACTCGTCACTGAACGGGTTGAAAATGCATGCTAATAAGAAACTTGTCACAGGTTTCCTCAAGAAGAAGTTGAAGTTCAAG GGCATTGTCATATCAGATTTTCTAGGTGTTGATCAGATCACTACACCTATTCATGCTAACTATTCACACTCTGTTTACGCTGCTATCACTGCTGGAATCGATATG ATCATGGGTTCATCAAACTTGACCGAGTTAATCAACGACTTAACCAGTCAAGTGAAGAGAAAACACATCCCAATGAGCAGAATCAACGATGCTGTGGAGAGAATCTTGAGAGTCAAATTCACAATGGGGCTCTTTGAGGATCCCATGGCTGATCATAGCTTGGCCAACAAGCTCGGCTGTAAG GAACACAGGGAGCTAGCAAGGGAAGCAGTGAGGAAATCTCTAGTGCTGTTAAAGAATGGTGAAAATGCAGATGAGCCATTGCTTCCCCTGCCAAAGAAAGCCAAAAAGATCCTTGTCGCCGGAACGCACGCTGATAACTTGGGATACCAATGTGGAGGCTGGACAATCACTTGGCAAGGCCTCAATACCAACAATCTCACCATAG GTACAACGATCCTCACCGCAGTGAAGAACACGGTGGATCCAAAGACGCAAGTCGTCTACAACGAGAATCCAGACACCACCTTCGTCAACTCAAGCCGCTTCGATTACGCGATCGTGGTCATCGGGGAGACACCGTACGCGGAAGGGTACGGAGACAGCACGAACTTAACCATAGCCGAACCGGGTCAGAGCATAATGGAGAACGTGTGCGGGCTAGTGAAATGTGTGGTGGTGGTTATCTCGGGACGTCCGGTGATGATGCAGCCGTACGTAAGTGAGATCGACGCTCTAGTTGCGGCGTGGCTTCCAGGAACGGAAGGTCAGGGAGTGGCTGATGTTTTGTTCGGATATTATGGATTCACCGGGAAGCTTGCTAGGACGTGGTTCAGGACAGTGGATCAGTTGCCTATGAACGTTGGTGACCCGCATTATGACCCGTTGTACCCGTTTGGATTCGGGTTGACCACAAAGCCGAATAAACAGCTTTGA
- the LOC106331507 gene encoding E3 ubiquitin-protein ligase AIP2, which translates to MDAESLSEESLKLELDDLQKQLNKKLRFEASVRSIHSLLRDRYTSSSPSLRKQFYTVVSRVATVLKTRYTATGFWVAGLSLFEEAERLVSDASEKKHLKSCIEQAKEQLTEVDVQPTESSQGYLFEGHLTVDREPPQPQWLVQQNLMSAFSSIVAGESSNADAVGNVLGETANLMQELINGLDSIIPEILEDGGPPRAPPASKEVVEKLPVIVFSEEMLKKLGAEVECCICKENLVVGDKMQELPCKHTFHPPCLKPWLDEHNSCPICRHELPTDDQKYESWKEREKEAEEERKGAENAVRGGEYMYV; encoded by the exons ATGGATGCAGAGTCTCTTTCCGAGGAAAGCTTGAAGCTTGAGCTCGACGATCTGCAGAAACAGCTAAACAAAAAGCTGAGATTCGAGGCATCCGTTCGTTCTATCCATTCTCTCCTCCGTGATCGCTACACTTCCTCCTCTCCTTCTCTGCGCAAACAG TTCTATACGGTTGTGTCTCGTGTGGCGACGGTTCTCAAGACGAGATACACAGCTACTGGGTTTTGGGTTGCGGGGCTGAGCCTTTTCGAGGAAGCTGAGCGGCTTGTCTCTGATGCTTCTGAGAAGAAGCACTTGAAATCTTGCATCGAACAAGCGAAGGAGCAGCTAACCGAAGTAGATGTTCAGCCGACCGAGAGCTCACAAGGCTATCTTTTCGAGGGACATTTGACGGTTGATCGTGAGCCGCCGCAGCCTCAGTGGCTGGTGCAGCAGAATCTCATGTCTGCTTTCTCTTCGATCGTTGCCGGTGAATCCTCTAATGCTGATGCTGTTGGAAACGTTCTTGGGGAAACGGCTAACTTGATGCAGGAGCTCATCAATGGTCTTGACAGTATCATTCCAGAG ATACTAGAAGATGGTGGACCACCGAGAGCTCCACCAGCGAGTAAAGAAGTTGTGGAGAAACTTCCAGTGATTGTTTTCAGTGAGGAAATGCTTAAAAAGTTGGGAGCAGAGGTGGAATGTTGCATCTGCAAAGAGAATCTGGTTGTCGGCGACAAAATGCAGGAACTGCCATGCAAGCATACGTTCCACCCTCCTTGCTTAAAGCCTTGGCTG GACGAGCATAACTCTTGCCCTATATGCCGCCATGAGTTACCGACAGATGATCAGAAGTACGAGAGCTGGAAAGAGAGGGAGAAAGAGGCCGAGGAAGAGAGGAAAGGCGCAGAGAATGCTGTCCGTGGAGGTGAATATATGTACGTTTAG
- the LOC106336045 gene encoding inactive protein RESTRICTED TEV MOVEMENT 2-like, which yields MANFGTERVYQEFEPATRWTSEPDAEILVADLPGFKKEQVKVAVTSTRKLRLTGERPTGGNKWIRFHQEIPVPLTVDIDSVSAMFKDYKLYIRHPRIKTETPQTKPPAPVKPPVVTKTHDQHEAKQSQGSKATTVQKPKRDQVKHDAEQKAGEVKSGKEGLTGEPKGALSSKDHEEKDKVGAKWFEKYKEATGNVVKEAKSKRQLLCNLTASIVLVLLILLYARNAVRSSLVWNSEE from the exons ATGGCTAACTTTGGAACAGAAAGAGTTTACCAAGAATTTGAGCCTGCCACTAGATGGACCTCTGAACCAGACGCCGAGATCCTTGTCGCTGATCTTCCAG GATTCAAGAAAGAACAAGTTAAGGTGGCTGTGACCTCAACAAGAAAGCTAAGACTAACAGGAGAACGTCCAACAGGTGGAAACAAATGGATTCGTTTCCACCAGGAGATTCCCGTTCCTTTGACCGTTGACATTGACTCGGTTTCAGCTATGTTCAAAGATTACAAACTCTACATCAGACATCCCAGAATCAAGACAGAAACCCCTCAAACTAAGCCACCAGCACCGGTTAAACCACCGGTGGTCACGAAAACCCATGATCAACATGAGGCAAAACAAAGCCAGGGCTCTAAAGCAACAACGGTCCAGAAGCCAAAACGCGATCAGGTGAAACATGATGCAGAGCAAAAAGCAGGGGAAGTAAAGAGTGGCAAAGAGGGATTAACTGGTGAGCCTAAAGGAGCTTTGAGTTCCAAGGATCATGAGGAGAAGGACAAAGTTGGAGCCAAATGGTTTGAGAAGTACAAAGAGGCAACTGGAAACGTGGTAAAGGAAGCTAAGAGCAAACGGCAGCTACTTTGCAATTTGACTGCTTCCATTGTATTGGTTCTACTAATACTACTGTATGCTAGAAATGCAGTACGTTCATCTCTGGTGTGGAACTCCGAGGAATGA
- the LOC106328826 gene encoding beta-glucosidase BoGH3B-like isoform X2 — MCTLSYFLHTLGLLMLCLSVAANKESLSNARYKNPKEPLEVRIKNLMSHMTLEEKLGQMVQVERVNATTKVVRNYFIGSAFSGGGSVPAPNATPEAWVNMVNKIQKAALSTRLGIPIIYGIDALHGHNNAYNATIFPHNVGLGVTRDPGLVKRIGEATALEVRATGIQYVFAPCIAVCRDPRWGRCYESYSEDHRIVQQMTEIIPGLQGDLPRGHKGVPYVAGKTKVAACAKHFVGDGGTLRGMNANDTVINSNGLLDIHMPAYYDAVNKGVATVMVSYSSLNGLKMHANKKLVTGFLKKKLKFKGIVISDFLGVDQITTPIHANYSHSVYAAITAGIDMIMGSSNLTELINDLTSQVKRKHIPMSRINDAVERILRVKFTMGLFEDPMADHSLANKLGCKEHRELAREAVRKSLVLLKNGENADEPLLPLPKKAKKILVAGTHADNLGYQCGGWTITWQGLNTNNLTIGTTILTAVKNTVDPKTQVVYNENPDTTFVNSSRFDYAIVVIGETPYAEGYGDSTNLTIAEPGQSIMENVCGLVKCVVVVISGRPVMMQPYVSEIDALVAAWLPGTEGQGVADVLFGYYGFTGKLARTWFRTVDQLPMNVGDPHYDPLYPFGFGLTTKPNKQL, encoded by the exons ATGTGCACTCTGAGTTACTTTCTACACACGTTAGGGCTTCTCATGCTCTGCCTTTCCGTGGCAGCTAACAAAGAGTCACTTTCTAACGCCAGGTACAAAAACCCGAAAGAGCCATTGGAAGTAAGAATCAAGAACCTGATGAGTCATATGACCCTTGAAGAGAAACTCGGCCAGATGGTTCAGGTGGAACGCGTCAATGCCACAACCAAAGTCGTTAGAAACTACTTCATCG GGAGTGCGTTTAGCGGTGGAGGGAGCGTGCCGGCGCCAAACGCCACCCCTGAAGCTTGGGTGAACATGGTGAATAAGATTCAAAAGGCAGCTCTTTCGACCCGCTTAGGGATTCCCATTATCTACGGGATCGATGCTCTTCATGGTCACAACAATGCGTACAATGCCACCATTTTCCCGCATAACGTAGGCCTTGGAGTCACCAG GGACCCTGGCCTTGTGAAGAGGATTGGTGAAGCAACTGCTCTTGAAGTTAGAGCAACGGGAATCCAATATGTCTTTGCTCCATGTATTGCA GTGTGTAGAGACCCTAGATGGGGGAGATGCTATGAGAGCTACAGTGAGGATCATAGAATAGTTCAACAAATGACTGAGATCATACCTGGTTTGCAAGGTGACCTTCCCAGGGGTCATAAGGGTGTTCCTTACGTCGCTGGCAA GACCAAAGTAGCAGCCTGTGCCAAACACTTTGTTGGAGATGGAGGTACATTGAGAGGGATGAACGCTAACGACACGGTTATTAACTCAAATGGACTGCTAGACATACACATGCCGGCTTATTACGATGCGGTAAACAAGGGTGTTGCCACGGTTATGGTGTCATACTCGTCACTGAACGGGTTGAAAATGCATGCTAATAAGAAACTTGTCACAGGTTTCCTCAAGAAGAAGTTGAAGTTCAAG GGCATTGTCATATCAGATTTTCTAGGTGTTGATCAGATCACTACACCTATTCATGCTAACTATTCACACTCTGTTTACGCTGCTATCACTGCTGGAATCGATATG ATCATGGGTTCATCAAACTTGACCGAGTTAATCAACGACTTAACCAGTCAAGTGAAGAGAAAACACATCCCAATGAGCAGAATCAACGATGCTGTGGAGAGAATCTTGAGAGTCAAATTCACAATGGGGCTCTTTGAGGATCCCATGGCTGATCATAGCTTGGCCAACAAGCTCGGCTGTAAG GAACACAGGGAGCTAGCAAGGGAAGCAGTGAGGAAATCTCTAGTGCTGTTAAAGAATGGTGAAAATGCAGATGAGCCATTGCTTCCCCTGCCAAAGAAAGCCAAAAAGATCCTTGTCGCCGGAACGCACGCTGATAACTTGGGATACCAATGTGGAGGCTGGACAATCACTTGGCAAGGCCTCAATACCAACAATCTCACCATAG GTACAACGATCCTCACCGCAGTGAAGAACACGGTGGATCCAAAGACGCAAGTCGTCTACAACGAGAATCCAGACACCACCTTCGTCAACTCAAGCCGCTTCGATTACGCGATCGTGGTCATCGGGGAGACACCGTACGCGGAAGGGTACGGAGACAGCACGAACTTAACCATAGCCGAACCGGGTCAGAGCATAATGGAGAACGTGTGCGGGCTAGTGAAATGTGTGGTGGTGGTTATCTCGGGACGTCCGGTGATGATGCAGCCGTACGTAAGTGAGATCGACGCTCTAGTTGCGGCGTGGCTTCCAGGAACGGAAGGTCAGGGAGTGGCTGATGTTTTGTTCGGATATTATGGATTCACCGGGAAGCTTGCTAGGACGTGGTTCAGGACAGTGGATCAGTTGCCTATGAACGTTGGTGACCCGCATTATGACCCGTTGTACCCGTTTGGATTCGGGTTGACCACAAAGCCGAATAAACAGCTTTGA
- the LOC106336043 gene encoding 5-methyltetrahydropteroyltriglutamate--homocysteine methyltransferase 3, chloroplastic-like, with product MGQLALQRVSPLASLPRRLPSLPLPSSYSPSLLFATASPRPRRHGFFLARAMSSHIVGYPRIGPKRELKFALESFWDGKTGVDDLQTVAANLRNSIWKHMADAGIKYIPSNTFSYYDQMLDTTAMLGAVPSRYGWKNGEIGFDVYFSMARGNDSVPAMEMTKWFDTNYHYIVPELGPDVEFSYASHKAVDEFKEAKALGIDTVPVLIGPLTYLLLSKPAKGVDKSFCMLSLIDKILPIYKEVFDDLKSAGARWIQFDEPILVMDLDTNQLQAFSDAYSHMESSLAGLNVLIATYFAGVPAEAYKTLTSLKCVTGFGFDFVRGLETLDLIKGGFPRGKLLFAGVVDGRNIWANDLSASLKTLQSLEEIVGKDKVVVSTSCSLLHTAVDLVNEVKLDKELKSWLAFAAQKVVEVNALAKSLSGVKDEALFSANSMGQASRRSSPRVTNAAVQQDVAAVKKSDHRRSTEVSARLQAQQKKLNLPALPTTTIGSFPQTADLRRIRREFKAKKISDIVYVQAIKVEFEKVVKLQEELGIDVLVHGEAERNDMVEYFGEQLSGFAFTSNGWVQSYGSRCVKPPIIYGDVTRPKAMTVFWSSMAQKMTQHPMKGMLTGPVTILNWSFVRNDQPRHETCFQIALAIKDEVEDLEKAGITVIQIDEAALREGLPLRRSEQEFYLDWAVHAFRITNCDVQDTTQIHTHMCYSNFNDIIHSIINMDADVITIENSRSDEKLLSVFHEGVKYGAGIGPGVYDIHSPRIPSAEEIAERINKMLAVLDSKVLWVNPDCGLKTRKYSEVKSALSNMVAAAKLVRSELIKS from the exons ATGGGTCAGCTCGCTCTTCAGAGAGTCTCGCCGTTAGCTTCGCTTCCAAGACGCCTTCCTTCTCTTCCGCTACCGTCTTCCTATTCTCCGTCTCTCCTTTTTGCAACCGCCTCTCCCCGTCCCCGCCGTCACGGATTCTTCCTCGCCAG AGCAATGTCATCCCACATCGTCGGGTATCCCCGTATCGGACCCAAGAGGGAGCTCAAGTTTGCATTGGAGTCCTTCTGGGACGGGAAAACCGGTGTTGACGATTTGCAAACCGTCGCTGCTAACCTGAGAAACTCCATATGGAAACACATGGCTGATGCAGGGATCAAATACATTCCCAGCAACACTTTTTCATATTATGATCAGATGTTGGATACAACAGCGATGCTTGGTGCTGTTCCCTCTAGATATGGTTGGAAAAATGGTGAGATTGGGTTTGATGTTTACTTCTCCATGGCTAGGGGAAACGATTCTGTTCCCGCTATGGAAATGACCAAGTGGTTTGATACAAACTA CCATTACATTGTTCCTGAGTTGGGTCCTGATGTTGAATTCTCCTATGCATCTCACAAGGCTGTGGATGAATTTAAGGAAGCCAAAGCA CTTGGCATAGACACAGTTCCCGTGCTCATTGGTCCCCTGACCTACTTGTTACTGTCGAAACCAGCAAAGGGTGTTGATAAATCTTTCTGCATGCTTTCTCTGATTGACAAGATTCTTCCTATCTACAA AGAAGTGTTTGATGATCTGAAATCTGCTGGCGCACGATGGATTCAGTTCGACGAGCCTATACTCGTGATGGATCTTGACACCAACCAATTACAAGCATTTTCGGATGCCTACTCTCACATGGAGTCATCTTTGGCGGGGTTGAATGTTCTTATCGCCACATACTTCGCAGGCGTTCCTGCTGAAGCCTACAAGACATTAACCTCGCTGAAGTGTGTAACCGGGTTTGGATTTGACTTCGTCCGTGGACTGGAGACTCTTGATTTGATCAAAGGGGGTTTTCCTCGTGGAAAGCTGCTATTCGCTGGAGTTGTTGATGGAAGGAACATTTGGGCGAATGATCTTTCTGCTTCCCTCAAGACACTCCAGTCTCTTGAAGAGATTGTTGGCAAAG ACAAAGTTGTAGTCTCTACTTCGTGCTCTCTGCTCCATACGGCTGTGGACTTGGTGAATGAAGTTAAACTTGATAAAGAACTCAAATCATGGCTTGCATTTGCTGCACAAAAGGTTGTTGAAGTGAATGCACTTGCTAAATCACTCTCTGGAGTTAAGGATGAG GCATTGTTTTCTGCTAATTCCATGGGACAAGCTTCTAGAAGATCATCTCCAAGGGTGACAAACGCCGCTGTACAACAGGAT GTTGCTGCAGTAAAAAAATCTGATCACCGTCGTTCTACAGAAGTAAGTGCTAGGCTACAAGCCCAGCAGAAGAAGCTGAACCTTCCTGCTCTTCCAACAACTACAATTGGATCTTTTCCTCAGACCGCAGATCTCAGACGAATACGCAGAGAGTTCAAGGCCAAAAA GATATCAGATATTGTCTATGTTCAGGCTATCAAAGTCGAATTTGAAAAGGTTGTCAAGCTTCAGGAAGAGCTTGGGATTGATGTGTTGGTTCATGGCGAGGCAGAG AGAAACGATATGGTGGAGTATTTTGGTGAGCAGCTGTCTGGCTTTGCGTTCACATCAAACGGGTGGGTTCAATCATATGGGTCCCGCTGTGTCAAGCCACCTATCATCTATGGTGATGTCACACGACCAAAGGCAATGACTGTCTTCTGGTCGTCAATGGCGCAGAAGATGACCCAACATCCTATGAAGGGAATGCTCACTGGCCCTGTTACAATTCTCAATTGGTCCTTTGTTAGAAATGATCAGCCCAG GCATGAGACGTGTTTTCAAATTGCACTGGCTATCAAAGATGAGGTGGAGGACCTTGAGAAGGCTGGTATCACTGTGATTCAGATTGATGAAGCTGCATTAAGAGAGGGGTTGCCTCTGAGGAGGTCCGAGCAAGAGTTTTACCTTGACTGGGCCGTTCACGCGTTCAGAATCACAAACTGTGATGTGCAAGACACTACTCAG ATACACACTCACATGTGCTACTCAAATTTCAACGACATCATCCACTCAATCATAAACATGGATGCTGATGTGATCACTATTGAGAACTCACGGTCAGATGAGAAGCTCTTATCAGTCTTCCATGAAGGAGTGAAATACGGCGCCGGAATTGGTCCAGGGGTTTATGACATCCACTCTCCTCGTATCCCATCCGCCGAAGAAATAGCTGAGCGTATCAACAAGATGCTTGCAGTTCTGGACAGCAAAGTCCTTTGGGTGAACCCTGACTGTGGCTTAAAGACGCGGAAGTACTCTGAAGTTAAGTCCGCACTTAGCAACATGGTTGCTGCTGCCAAGCTAGTCCGCTCTGAGCTAATTAAGTCATAA
- the LOC106336091 gene encoding molybdopterin biosynthesis protein CNX1 — translation MDASEGCCGSDEKSEMIPTEEALRIVLSVSERLPPVVVSLQEALGKVLAEDIRAPDPLPPYPASVKDGYAVVASDGPGEYPVITESRAGNDGLGVTVTPGTVAYVTTGGPIPDGADAVVQVEDTVVIGDVSTEPRRVKILIQTKKGTDIRRVGCDIEKDATVLKTGERIGASEIGLLATAGVTLVKVYPMPTVAVLSTGDELVEPRAETLGRGQIRDSNRAMLVAAVMQQQCKVVDLGIVRDDRKELERVLDEAISSGVDIILTSGGVSMGDRDFVKPLLKEKGKVHFSKVLMKPGKPLTFAEINAKPTKSVMGKKVLAFGLPGNPVSCLVCFNLFVVPAIRQLAGWISPHPLRVQARLQQPIKSDSIRPEFHRAIIKWKENDGSGTSGFVAESTGHQTSSRLLSMRSANALLELPATGKVLSAGTSVSAVIVSDISGFSIDKKNSVSEPKSITKEMKNNEVPGPDYKVAILTVSDTVSAGAGPDRSGPRAVSVIDSSSEKLGGAKVVATAVVPDEVEKIKDILQKWSDVDEIDLILTLGGTGFTPRDITPEATKQVIERETPGLLFVMMQESLKITPFAMLSRSAAGIRGSTLIINMPGNPNAVAECMEALLPALKHALKQIKGDKREKHPKHIPHAEASPAPAADTWDKSYKAAYEGAEETKDAGCSCTH, via the exons ATGGATGCTAGTGAAGGTTGTTGTGGTAGCGACGAAAAGTCCGAGATGATACCGACGGAGGAAGCTCTGAGAATAGTACTCAGCGTCTCCGAGCGTCTACCTCCCGTAGTCGTATCGCTGCAGGAAGCGCTTGGGAAAGTACTGGCGGAGGATATTCGCGCTCCTGATCCTCTGCCTCCTTATCCAGCTTCCGTCAAG GATGGGTACGCGGTTGTTGCTTCAGATGGTCCTGGAGAGTACCCGGTGATTACAGAATCAAGAGCTGGGAATGATGGCCTGGGTGTGACTGTTACTCCTGGAACTGTGGCTTATGTTACAACTGGTG GACCTATACCTGATGGTGCTGATGCAGTTGTCCAAGTTGAGGACACTGTAGTAATTGGAGACGTTTCAACTGAGCCAAGAAGAGTCAAAATACTGATTCAAACTAAGAAAGGCACCGACATCCGTAGAGTG GGTTGTGACATTGAGAAAGATGCAACTGTACTAAAAACTGGAGAAAGGATTGGTGCCTCAGAAATTGGCTTGCTAGCAACTGCAGGAGTAACCTTGGTAAAG GTATATCCTATGCCAACAGTTGCTGTTCTCTCTACTGGGGATGAACTCGTCGAGCCGAGAGCTGAAACTTTAGGTCGTGGTCAG ATTAGGGACTCAAATCGAGCAATGTTAGTGGCAGCAGTGATGCAGCAGCAATGCAAAGTTGTTGACCTCGGAATCGTCAGAGATGATAGAAAAGAGCTTGAGAGAGTTTTGGATGAAGCCATATCCTCTGGAGTCGATATTATTTTAACTTCTGGTGGTGTTTCAATGGGAGACAGGGATTTTGTCAAGCCATTGCTCAAAGAGAAAGGGAAAGTACATTTCAGCAAG GTATTAATGAAACCTGGGAAGCCTTTGACGTTTGCTGAGATCAATGCAAAACCAACTAAAAGTGTGATGGGGAAGAAAGTCCTTGCATTTGGGTTACCAGGAAATCCTGTAAGCTGTTTAGTTTGTTTCAATCTCTTTGTTGTCCCTGCAATCCGCCAGCTTGCAGGATGGATAAGCCCCCATCCACTGAG AGTGCAAGCTCGACTGCAGCAGCCCATAAAGTCAGATTCCATTCGTCCGGAGTTTCATCGAGCCATTATCAAATGGAAAGAGAACGATGGATCAGGGACTTCCGG ATTTGTTGCTGAGAGCACAGGACATCAGACGAGCAGTCGGCTTTTAAGTATGAGGTCGGCTAATGCTCTGTTGGAGTTGCCTGCTACGGGGAAAGTGCTTTCTGCTGGAACTTCTGTATCAGCTGTAATCGTTTCCGATATCAGTGGCTTCTCTATAGATAAGAAAAACTCAGTATCAGAACCAAAATCTATTACAAAAGAAATGAAGAACAATGAAGTACCTGGGCCTGATTATAAAGTGGCTATTCTTACTGTCAGCGATACTGTTTCAGCTGGGGCTGGACCTGATCGAAG TGGGCCCAGGGCTGTATCAGTGATTGATTCCTCGTCTGAAAAACTGGGAGGAGCGAAGGTAGTTGCAACAGCTGTTGTCCCCGATGAAGTTGAAAAAATCAAAGACATTCTTCAGAAATGGAGCGATGTTGACGAAATAGATCTTATTCTTACACTTG GTGGCACTGGCTTCACTCCAAGAGATATAACACCTGAAGCAACGAAACAAGTGATCGAGAGAGAAACACCCGGTCTTCTCTTTGTTATGATGCAAGAGAGCTTAAAG ATAACGCCATTTGCGATGCTCTCACGCTCTGCAGCAGGAATCAGAGGCTCGACATTG ATAATCAATATGCCCGGGAATCCAAATGCAGTGGCCGAGTGTATGGAGGCACTGTTACCAGCGTTGAAACACGCTCTAAAGCAGATCAAAGGAGACAAGAGAGAGAAACATCCGAAGCACATACCTCATGCAGAAGCCAGCCCCGCACCTGCTGCTGATACATGGGACAAAAGCTATAAGGCGGCCTACGAGGGAGCAGAAGAGACAAAAGATGCTGGCTGTTCTTGTACTCACTGA